One genomic window of Solanum stenotomum isolate F172 chromosome 9, ASM1918654v1, whole genome shotgun sequence includes the following:
- the LOC125877779 gene encoding uncharacterized protein LOC125877779, with protein MANRFGVKLQSRLPNLAGIYPFSTPIACTNSVQCCSKAQTRIDGKRRAIRCRNIHRRVVLGIGVSLWSQFMSMAGNVGAKSFVASARQKGAIEQVLKNVEWPEQFPFKDEDFQRFDESSDTLFYEMPRFVTHIDDQAIAALTKYYSEVLPSSNTPGVAVLDMCSSWVSHYPAGFKQERIVGMGMNEEELKRNTVFTEYVVQDLNNNPKLPFGDNTFDVITNVVSVDYLTKPLAVFKEMSRVLKPGGLAIMSFSNRCFWTKAISIWTSTGDADHVMIVGSYFHYAGGFEPPQAVDISPNPGRSDPMYIVYSRKIATA; from the exons ATGGCTAACCGTTTTGGTGTCAAGTTACAGAGTCGGCTGCCAAATTTGGCGGGAATTTATCCATTTTCAACCCCAATAGCATGTACCAATTCAGTTCAATGTTGTTCAAAGGCTCAAACAAGAATTGATGGTAAGAGGAGAGCAATTCGGTGCAGAAATATTCATCGTAGAGTTGTCTTGGGAATTGGGGTATCGTTGTGGTCTCAGTTCATGAGTATGGCTGGCAATGTCGGTGCTAAATCCTTCGTGGCTTCTGCAAGACAGAAGGGTGCAATTGAACAG gTTTTGAAGAATGTTGAATGGCCAGAACAATTTCCTTTCAAGGATGAAGATTTCCAGCGGTTTGATGA ATCATCAGATACGTTATTCTATGAAATGCCGCGTTTCGTGACACATATTGATGATCAAGCTATTGCTGCACTTACCAAGTATTACTCAGAGGTCTTGCCTTCTAGTAACACTCCTGGAGTAGCAGTACTCGATATGTGCAGCAGTTGG GTCAGTCATTACCCTGCTGGGTTCAAGCAAGAAAGGATAGTTGGAATGGGTATGAATGAAGAAGAGCTTAAGCGAAATACA GTTTTTACAGAGTATGTAGTTCAAGACTTGAACAATAATCCTAAGCTCCCATTTGGAGACAATACTTTTGATGTTATAACCAATGTG GTTAGTGTAGATTATTTAACGAAGCCTCTTGCTGTTTTCAAAGAAATGTCGCGTGTTCTTAAACCTGGTGGACTTGCAATTATGAG TTTCTCGAACCGCTGCTTTTGGACAAAGGCTATCTCGATATGGACATCAACTGGAGATGCTGATCATGTTATGATTGTTGGGTCCTATTTCCATTATGCTGGTGGATTTGAACCTCCACAG GCTGTGGATATATCTCCTAACCCTGGCCGCTCCGACCCCATGTATATAGTCTATTCCAGGAAGATAGCGACAGCCTGA